Sequence from the Drosophila innubila isolate TH190305 chromosome 3L unlocalized genomic scaffold, UK_Dinn_1.0 0_D_3L, whole genome shotgun sequence genome:
GGCTGGCATCGCCGTTTCattgtgttattgttgtttttggttgaaatataattgtaaaaaatgaCAATCTATTTAACGTTATTAAATGGGACAGGCTATGTTTTCAATGCAGATGGTAAGAAAGGAATCACTgtgctaattaaaatattatcaattaaatttacgtAGACTACATGGAGCTGCGCACAAAACACAGAATAATGGGTGCTCCAGTGGGCACGGCCAACAGCAAAGGCTGGAGCTCCAGTGAAGCcggtaatatttaaataaccaaaataattattgtacactaaataataataaatcgtGTTAATATTTCAGCTCTGCCAGTGGAATTGACTAAATGGGAAACGCAGTGGCTTATTGAGGCACGAATTGCGGTTTTAGTCAGCAAATCACGAGCTTTAAAAGCCCCACCATCACCCGAAATGTTGCAGGCTTATAAAACGGAATTTAAGGCAAGTTTATTGGCCCAGGCAGATGCCTTGAAGGCCGAAAAACTGCGGGAAACTGAACGACATGTGGATAAAATCTTAGTTGGTAAACGCAACAAGTTATTGAAGCAAGCAAAAAACGAGGAGGgtatgtgtttatttataggGTATCTAGAGTTTCAACACTTACAACTTTACTACTTAACAGCCGCTGCTTTAACAACTGAGGATGTGCTCGAAGAAATTGCCAATAATTTCGTATTTGAAAGTCAAAATGCCCTCGTGGAGTTGCCCTGCTCTCATATGATGAATCACTGTAGGAatcttaaagatatttaaccttttatagttatattaactaatttttgttACATTGCAGTCGCTAAACTCTGTAGTGAACCCGTGTA
This genomic interval carries:
- the LOC117786310 gene encoding tRNA-splicing endonuclease subunit Sen34, which produces MTIYLTLLNGTGYVFNADDYMELRTKHRIMGAPVGTANSKGWSSSEAALPVELTKWETQWLIEARIAVLVSKSRALKAPPSPEMLQAYKTEFKASLLAQADALKAEKLRETERHVDKILVGKRNKLLKQAKNEEAAALTTEDVLEEIANNFVFESQNALVELPCSHMMNHFAKLCSEPVYDTKSLKYRVFLDLWRRGKFVTSGEAFGADFLIYPGDPLLYHASHIVIILESPAIRPLELICKVRLSVTVNKDCVFAYKQTDSSNIIYQSVKWCK